The genomic interval ATGTGAAGCTGTGTGAGACACCAAAATGACTGTCAATAAGAACTAAGTGGAAGCATAAACAAGTGAGAGCATGTAAACAAAGCACACAGAGATCACGCtttcatgctctctctcactcacactcacacacacacacacacacacacacacacacacacacacacacagtgcacagtcTGACCTCACCCAAACCATGACTGTAGATAGGAAGCAGTGCATGTTGGAAAAGATCTCTCTTGTGCCAGCATGTCTTTGATGTGATTTCAtgtctttttgttatttattttgatatttggtattattttctatttttggaAGGCTTGTGAATATATAAATCTGTATTGCTGATGTGTAGTGATACAGAGTACTAGCAtgagaggcttttttttttatacacagaagtttataatttctgtttttctaaCTATTATTGTTCTTATTGGGGAAGAAAGTGAAACTAATAGCATTTTTGCTGTGTTTCTACTTAATAAATGGtcataaatatatgaaataaatggttataaaataatttgcctttgttattattattgttgttgttgtttattattattattattattattattattattattattattatattccacAATTAGTGATCACTGGCACGTACAATAATATGACAACAAAATCAATAGTCGTACAACaaaaatatctatataaaaaaaaaaattataaatcgATTATCCCAAATATATCTGAATGTAAACATTAGATGAGGGCTACACGAATATGTGTGAAGTGCACGTGGTGTCCGAGTTGTCTTCCTTCAGACTCTACGCAGGAAGTTGATCTTGAGAGCTTCCGGGATGTGCAGCTGCTCGGCGCTGATTGGTGAAGGCGGTGTGTGCGGGAAGGTGACGGGGAAAAAACTCCTGATGTCCAGCAGTAGTGCTGCGGGGTTTCCATCCGCACGCCCCTTCAACAGGCCCTGGTGAACCCCGTTCACAAACATCATTCTCCAATGAGCATGCACTCTTCATCcattcatatatattcatatatactgtatatacaatatatacaatgtttgtgtatatatatatatatatatatatatatatatatatatatatatatatatatgtgtgtgtgtgtgtgtgtgtgtgtgtgtgtgtgcgtttatatatatatatatatatatatatatatatatatatatatatatatatacacacacacaaacatcattgtatacattgtatatacagtatacacacacacacacacacacacacacacacacacacacacacatatatatatatatatatatatatatatgtatatatatatatatatacaaacttaTCATTCTCCAATAAGCATGcactccattcattcattcatggtTTATTCAGCTTGTTTGCTGAATATTTTTACCTGAACAATGCGAATAAAACGGAGTGTGACTCTCTCTTCAGCATCACTCTGTGGGGTGTATTGTGATAAAAGCTTCACAACCTGCGAAACAAAATATTACTATTAGCATACAGCACATTTATACATATACGTCTTTACAGGAGCATTAAATTTAATCCTGGTACACCACCTGCTGGCTGGACAGAGTATTGCAGGTGTTAACTATGGCCTGTGCGTCAGCCTCTGATTTCTTGCTCATTTGGAGTAGCTGTGCTGCCTGGATGAGGGGCTCCAGTGAGGCTGAAGCTCCCTTTGTCTGCAGTCCACGACTCCTCAGCCACTCCTCCAGCAAACTCACATTATAGCTGAGAAAGTAGAAACAGTGAAAAAAGAATTGGGAAGCAATGATGAACACTAAAACTGTTATAATCAAAtctatatgtataatatatactagTATGTGAACTACTTATGCAGTTCTCAAACACTTATGTCAATCTTTTTTGTTTGAGATGACACTTCCTGTGTtaacagtgtttgtgtctgaagctGTTATGATAATATGTTTTTATACTCTATaactttttacaattttagcTCTAGTCTGTTTTATGGATTTTCAGCATTAAATATTGCTGACCGAATCAGCAGGCCACGGTTCCAGCAGCACATGTCTTTGCGCAGTATCAGGCTGTTGAGCGAGCAGGCAGCGAGCAGGTGTGTGAGCTGGCGGAAAGCTTGTTCGAGCAGTGCTGAGGGAAGCTCCTGTCGCACCATTGCAGTGTGCAGAGCTCCCAGCTCCCTCAGGACAGTCGCCATGCTGATCCCATCCAGAGAGCCTGCATACCGTGGGTCTGGACCCACACACTTACGAGAGGTGGCCAGCTTTACCACAGCTCCAGACAGGCCTGGGATGGTCTCACTCTCTAACATTGCTGGGACTGAAGCAAATTGAAACAAAACGCTAGTTCAAAAAGCCTCAGAATAACAGCAGTAATTCTGTTATTCTTTCATTCCCAtcactcattatttattatttaaaattattccaaaGTGATAAAATGTACATAGTTTTTAATATAACATGTATGGAAAGAGTCTCCAATTTTCTGCCTTGGGACAGACTTTAGGATTTATTACCatcaagagagaaaagaagactgATTATAGAATGACTGCTATAATAATAAGTGATCACAATAATTAACTTGTTTCGCTTCTCTTTCTCAATATGATTTTTCATTTacttatcattttaaaaatagcatCATCATATTGTTGtagtatacaataaaaaaagactagGATGTGCTGTAACTGAAAAATATCAACTTGAGGTGGTACCAGTAAcacattttcctataacaacacaccCCCTTATGTTTACATGTTCCTGTGATAGCACTGTCTATGAGACAACCAAAATAAAAGTTCTATATGCAACAGTGAGGCGATATAATGAGAGAACTGTACCAATGATGGGCTGCAGACGGCTCTCAGAGATGAAGACAAGCTGCTGGTACGCCTgaatacacacatcactgagCATTCGTACCTGCTCCTTTAGCTCGACCTGCAGAGGAAGCACATCCTCTGTTCTCCCTGTACCCTATTCAGCCACAAAAATCATTTCGTGTTTAATAGCTCAACATTTAAGACAGTCTAACATTTCCTCccataacaataattataaattagCTGTAGAGAAGTATGCTCTGCATGTGTAACTTACAAACAATTACCAcagaaaagtatttttaaacctTGACCTTGCATTAAAAGAAACATAATAAAACCAATTAATACCACAAATACTATGAAACTCACTGGACAACTGAGGGCAGTTGTTGGTACAGATATGTATTAGAGTATAAATATTGTAGCTTTGGATTTGCATTATATAATGTGGTTCTAAAGTTTGAATTATAAGGTTGTTTTGAGCAAAAGAGTGCTTCCCTCTCAGCACTAGGACATATTTCAGAATTGCTGTTCTTGATCTACACAGTAGATAAAGTTTAGGTTGCAGAACTACTAGAGTGTTAGTTGAAAATCTTTGCTTTGTCATGCACTGTATTACTGCTATTAATGCTGGCAGAAATTGCTTAGACTGAAATAGTTAGCACATGGAAACAGTGAGCAGCTGGGACCTGTGTGAGTGAATGCTGGGTAAGCAGGTCTTTAAGTAGGTAAGTGTTCTTCAGCCACAGCGCCATCATGTCCAAATCACCCCTGTGCTTCTAAagcaagaaacaaaaataaagtctaCATAAATCTGCATATATTACTGCTGCATCATCATCTGTATGACCTCATACCTTGAATGACATCCCACATAAGAACTCTCTCAAAAATAGTCCAAAAACATATACTGTTAGAACTGATCCTAGTTGAAGTAATAAATATGACCGTTTGATAGAAAGTAAGACAAAGATAAAGAAATCCTACAAAGCCATCAGCATCACAGCTTAATATCagttaataatatttatgaGGTTTCCATGCTAATATCAGAACTATAAAGAATTTCAGATATCTGGGGGGGTGCGTAACCAAACTAATTTTTGGCAAAGTGTGTTTGTGGCTTTTACTATTAGGGCTGCTTTAATGGCAGTCACTGTGATAGTACAGAGGCCTCGGGCTCGAGCCTCGTCCCTGCTGCAGTCTGCCTGACGCACGCACAAGAAGAGGAGTTTTGCTGCTAGTCCCGGTGCCAGAGACAGAGCCACATCCACTCGTACATctacagaaaaaacacaatactacactgaGACATTTAGTCATGACATAAAGGTAGTTATATtgatattgtattgtatgtgtgtgtgtgtgtgtatgtgtgctttcaGGGTCCAACCAACATATCATTTATCACGATTAAGGTTATACAGTCCTTTGAAATGTTCTAAAAGAAAACTGTATTTGTAAGTGGTAAGTGTAATACTATTTTGAAGTATCAGACACAGCACAGCAGTTATAGACACTGAAGTGTTTAAAGACAGTTTACTATAGTTACAGCTCACAGTTTTTGGATGATAGGGTGTAACCTTAAACAGTTGTGTCATACAGAAGCAGCAGTATTTGTGAGTTTGGGGGGGGACTAAAGATTTAACTTACTTCAGCAGTCATTTTCGCTTCTTAAAATTAGCATCAGGCTCAAAGAATTCAGGCATGTATGTAATGTAGGAACCATACTGCAAACAGACTGTGATTGGTGTCTGAGTGTGTTGGGTATGTACCTGTAATTAGATTTTTTATCAGTTTGCTCTCATCTCTCTTCCTACACTCCAGAAGTCCAGTCAGAGCCAAGCTTGTGTGTTGTGGTGAATTCACAGTATTCTGACTTGTAGACATGGTTGGACCTGAGGAGAATTATACTGTCACATttaatctgtgtattttgtgtgtatatgtgtctttCTTTTATATCTGACAGACCTGCAAATGAAAGAATTCTTCTGAGTGTCACTGTATGTTTCAGCTCCTTTAGTTCCCTCCTCATTCTACAGCAATCCTGTTCCTGAACTTCCAGCTGCTCCATTAGCtcctaaacacaaacatatagtcATCAAGCTAAAACTAACAATAGGGTTTAGTGAAGAAGAGCCAGCTTCACTGCAGATAGATGCTAAAGAAGAGAAGCTGTGAGTGAAGTTGATGCAGATGATCACCTTCTGCTCTTGGTTAACCGGAGCATTTCTAGTTTGGGCTTCCTGGAGCTGCTGAATAAGTGCAGTTTTCTCCTGCTCGTGCTCAGCTCTTTGAGCCAGCAGCTGCTTCTCCAGAAACCTGTAGCAACACGTAACACTGCtatcacactccacacacacccaagTCCTTTAATACAttctatgtgtatatattatacacaattcaatattcaagattttatttgtcatgtacaccgttttatacaatatacaactTGCGGTGAAATAAAAACCAAGcatgttgtgtatatatatatatatatatatatatatatatatatatatatatatatatatatatacatacatatatatataagtaattGTTTGTTAATGTGATGCGCTCTGATGTTTGAATGGCTAGAAATAAGATTAGAGAAACAGAATATTGATGTGTAATTATGTTATGTGTGCTATCAGTACAGAATCTGCAAAGATTTATGTTTCAAATGTGCAGATGTAAGTAAGTTTTATACCTGTGATTCTCCACACAACAATTAAAAAGCAGGCAAATTATTATCAGCAATGAAAAGTGGCTGAAAATAGgtaataattattttgttttaaccaATAGCGACTCAACAAAAAtttcattttacaaataaatattaaatatttatatttatttgcatcacagtaatttaaaaataataaaaataacatctttGTATTATTTGAAGTATTCAACATTCAATAAGATAAATATTGAGAGAGACAAAACTGACTTGTTTGCCACACTGATAGCATTGTAAGCATGGTGAAGATCTTCTCCTTGCATTTTTCCTCCTGTGTCCTTTGCCACTCCAAATTCTTCCATTAATGCATTCTACATccaatacagtacagtataaaaGCAATTCAGTCATGCGCTAGGTTAAAATGAGTCTGAACATTTGCCATTTTATCAGTTAAACCTACCATATAGGTGCACTTTGTTGGCCAGTTTACATAATGTATCCTAATCTATGGGAAATAGTTTAATGAGATTATCACAGGGTCACTGCTGTTAAGATACTATTCggttctatttattttctgttctaaATCATCATgaaatatttggaaaatatggaaaaaaaaatttccatgtGATTCTACAAAGCCCAAGGCCTTTgggcatgtttttttctttttcaattttaagACAATTTGGATACAAGTGTCTGGAGAcaaaatacatgtaaataatatccAGCGAACATCCAGCGTCACCCAGAAGAGGACAGGTTTTATTTCAAGCTTTCTTCCTTGCCATcttcacctctggcttgcttaaTAATGGCAAATTTAGACTTCTATTTAGATTTCTATAAAACTGtatttgttaaaagtgctttaaaaataaattgaagtgAAAAAATGAACAGTGATGCTGTGGTCAGAAACGGACACTGATGAAGAACAACAGAGGAGGATCTCAACGATATTTATACTGAAAACAGGTGGACCAACAAAGTAGGTGTATCTAATAATATGGCTAGTAAATGTACACAGTAATTAAACCCACAGAAACACCTAATATCTGACACCAGCAGCATAAACTGGTCTGAGAATGGTTgacaaattatatataacaggtgtaaataatttaaataaatctgataTCCAGGATCATGACAAGCTTGATGTGCTTGACTggacaaattaattaaataaaaacatgattctGAGAGTGGTGCCTGGTCTCACCAAAGGTCCTTCTGTGCTGCTGAGCCTCCTGTCACAAGTTGAGGTGACACTGATCCTCCTGCTCTCCTCATAAGAGGAAAAGTCAGGGTAGCTGCCAAAGGATGGAGAGATGGGAGAAACAGGGTCCACAGAAATACTCTGAGTGGAATCGGTCCTTTTGTGTCCAGACCAACGCTGCAGCTGTACAGAGACATGCATGTAAATCAGCTTCCATACAAAAAATAATGGACAGTATGAATCTCATATCAAGTTTTTCCTACACTAGGTAAATTTCACCTAGACAAGCAACATCCTAGACAACAACCTAGACATCTCAGAAGAGAAACAACACTGCAGCAGAATTAGTTCTCTTCCCAACTGTCTGTAGAAACAGTACCTCAGTAGTAGGGAGCATGCTCATGTCTCTCAGGTTGTCGTATCTCTGCTCTAAGCGAGTAAACTCCCTCAGCAAGCCCTGAtatctcctcctctcttcttccAGCTCCACCTGTAtcgcttcacctgcctgtgagaCCAATTGCTGGctgctctctaacacacacatacacacaaacatacacacacacacacacacacagaaacacacacacaaagcaaagtTGTCTTTCATTTCCAGGGTAGGAAACATGGCCTGTGTGCTTGTcagtcaaaacaaaaaacaggttAAGGAGTGTAAAACTAGGCCACTAGTTACCTTCTTGAATTTTCTGCTGCTCACATATACGAGTGGATAGAGCATCTCTTTCCTTTAGCAAAGAGTCCCTCTCTACTTTCAAAACTTCCATCTCCTACAGGAAAAAgttaaaacagcaaaacaacatACATTCAACATAAGGAGAGAAACATGCAACATGAACTGTACATTACTGAGGATAAACAGTTCTCCACAGACTCTTGGCAGGTGCTGAGATATAGTGGGGACACAGACCTGTGTGAGCCTGCGAATCTCCTGAGCTGCTCTCTCCTCAGCTCTCCgctgctcctcctcctgtttgGCGTTGAAAAAGGGAACAGCTTGGCTTTGCTCCTGGAGCTGCTGCTGGAGTTTGAGCAGAGTTGAGCGCAGCTGTTCCACCTCTGTATTGTGTGACTCGCGTTCAGCACGGAGAGATTCACGAAGAGATGCACTTTCTCTGGCCTAAGATGCATCAAACACATACAGAGAATTGTTATGACCTTTGGACTGAGCCtttagcatgtacagtataatgagaAGGGAATAAAGATCTCTTTACGTATCAGCGCTTTTAGCCTTGAAATTCGTTGCCTATGTTAAGAGCTTAAATCTTGGCAATAGACAGACCATTTTAAGAAAATGACTTAATAAGACGTTCAAATCAACAGAGAAATAGGTTACAataacaatgttctaataaatTTAAAGTGAAAATAAGGTTGACAATAATTTTAAAACCAGTGTTTCAAAAATCTTCTCCTCCCTCACCTGCTGGTCAACACGCAGCTGAAGTTGCATGAGTTTGACCTCCATGCCCTTGTTGagctctctgtatttctctacAGAGCGAGCCTCTGCTCGCAGCTTCCGTAACTCCATACATGCAGCTCTCCTTCGTACACAGCACTGCATCAGCACCACCGCAGCTCTAATGCGCCTAAACCAACGCCGAGCAAGCCAGCAGCGCACCCACGTCTGCAGACAAACTGCTGCCTTCTCCATCAATACCTACAGCCGCAGCATTAAAGATACACCACTTCAAATTTATTATGCAAACGTACACATGGAATAGATCATAAGCTCAACATAAACAAATTCATATCTAATCACATATTTAATGGCGGTCTCTCAAGATTTACAAAGAAGTTACCAGTCTGTAGTCACGGCGAGCCTGCATGCCCCTGGCAAAGGCCTGGATAGTTATTGCGGCCTTTCTGGCAGTAAGGAAGCGGTGTCTTACTATTACCATACGGCATGTCTTCTGAATGACCAGTGTTGCCCGTGTGTACCTCAGAGTCCAAGCCAATCTAACATCAGAGAGCATCACATTAACAAACAATATTAAAGCAAAACAATGAAGTGAAGACAAAACTAAAGAACAGTTTAGAGAAGTGTCTCACATTTCCATCAGTCAGATGTAAGTGTTTttgaaaacaaagcaaaatatgCTAACAGCAAATTTGCAACTGCTGTTTAACAGATACATGTTTTTATTGCAATAAGCTAGTTAGTTCTTGCTTAGCTACTCACAGAATGTTGCGTTAGCAGTAGCATAAAAAGCTTAAAGCTTGTATTTAGTTGAATAAACCAGGTAAAACAATTATTTCCTTTTGGATTCAtgttttatgttaataatatttaatttagccTTTTTTCACATCAAAAAGTTTCAAAACCCAGCACACTGTTCACACTGTTAATCATGTTCATGACAATGACATGAGCTGCACCTGCATGAGATGCCTGTGACATCACTGGTTCTGTCATTTTAGCACTAAAACTAGAATCAGCTTGTCTTAGGTGAAAGATTGTCAGTTAAAACAGTCACCTGCGTGCCAGAGCTCCCCGGGTGTATCTTTGCAGAATCAAAGTTGCCGACCGTAGCTGCAGGTAGCGTCGGTGCTGGATCCAGCCTCGCATCCAGCTCTGGATCTTTACCCCTGCTATCCGTAGCCTCTCAGCCCTCAGCTTCTCCAGCAAAGCCACCTGACCTGGCCGAAAGAATATTTTTGTCTTGCCAAAGCAATACTGCTCAGGTTCAGGGATAAGGGCAGGAATTTTCTTTCTGCAGGATATCCGCAAATCTTCCTGAACAGAAAAGACTTGGAGGAGAACTCTATAGCGATTGAAGAAGTCCTCATATGTCCacctggagaaaaaaacaaaacaaaaaaaacaggttttgaCTAAATGAGTGGATTGACATGGTGGTTTAAATTTTGACGTGTTGACTCAAATTAATCAAATGACTCGATTTaaccataaaaaaacattttataaggtTTATAAGGAGAGTTATTATTTTCTCTAACTATGCATTTCCACTTTCATGTTTTACACAATTTAGTTGTGACCTTCTACTTCAGCTTGTTTACACAATTAGCTGCATATGAGAGTTTAGACTTTGCCTGGATGGGTAGCCTGCAGCACTGATTCGGATTGTCTCCAGCACACCACAGGCTCGCAGCTGCTGTACTGCTCTTTTAGGATCAaacctgagacagagagagacagattgttCAAAACAGTACTCATAGcagttacatttttaaaccaGAGACCCCTGCATACATACAGGAAAGGCTGTTTGAGGTCGTTGGGTTTGATGCAGCGGACGTAATGTGGGGTGGTGCTGTTCAGGGTGTCCATCAGGAGCTGCAGAGACTGGCGGAACTGGAAAGCCACGGTCAGTCTGTGCTCACGGTGAGCTCTTTTTCCTGAATGCACACTCGCAGgtacagaggcagagagagggcCCCCAGCTGACCCTTGATTAAACAATTCAGCAACAAACTCCAACTAAAGAGACAGGGTATGTTCTTAGATTATTTTTCAGGTTTCACTTTTTCAAAAGGGTGTAGAAGAAGCAAAGTATCTGTACCTGACTGGCTCGCATTATATTAATAGGTTCCTCAAATATTGTGTCACGATTCTTATCTAAAAACCCTTCACATTCATACTGAACCTgaaagagaaatataaagatatgcatttaaacacagtaaaacaaaaacagagaatAAAATTTGTAATTGATGTGACTAACCATGTCAGCGAAGTGGAGCACAATAAAGGTAGCATTGGACATGCGCGGTTTACTGAAGTTGGGGCTTTGATTCAAGTGCTGGTCATAGAGTTTTTGTGCCCAGTTTTCATCTGAGCCTTTAGGAATCTGGTATCAGAATAATACCAGATTTCAGCAAAGCTTGTTTGTGTGATGCCATATTGTTAATCATGGTTAAAATTaccatatttatatacatatatacatagatGTATGAGAAAGCAAAAAAACTGCTGAATCACACAAAAAATAGGGGGTTCCATAAACCATAGACTGTCATCTCCTTTTTTGACCTCTTTTAATCGACCCCATATCTAGACTGGATGAAGACTGGACTCTAAAGATGAGACCTGGAACACTTATTTAGGACAACTTACACGGCATTCCTCATCCAGTAGGTCCAGAAGACCCAGAGAGCCCTCAATGAGGGTGATGCATGGCTGGTTATCACTGAACTCAATACGGTTCCAGGGTAGCTCCTCTCGCTCGTACTCCTCCTGCTCCAGCTGGAACACATGCtgcaaaaagaataataataataataataataataataataataataataataataataataataatgcaagaGACAGCTAAtactaacaaacacaaacatatatcaGCAGTGGAATATAGTCTAGGGAAAAAGAGATGAAATGTGATTGTGAAATGTTCTTATGCTGCTTTTTTCCATTATCTATCATTATTCCCTTTACACAAccataataaaaagtattaaaaataaatctaaaaaaaaaaccctattaCAAATGTATTAATACATTCTATGAATTCAACAAACTCTCCCGACAAGGCAATTTTTAGGCATTTGTCCAGAATTGTTACCCGGGTGAACTGTTGCTGAAGTTTCTCATTGGCATAATTAATGCAGAATTGTTCAAAGCTGTTTCTGTCAAAGGTCTcaaacctgtaaaaaaaaagagggactTCTTACTTACATAATAATCAGCAAAGATCAAGGACTGCACATGAGTAAAACTATCCTATATTTCCCAACGCACCCATAGATGTCCAGCACTCCTATAAAAGTCTTAGGCTGCTCTCTGTGTGACCTTAGAGCTGAGTTCAGCCTTTGAACAGTCCAGGTGAACAGCTGCCCATAAACATGTTTAGCCAGAGCATCCCGTGCCTCATTAGCCTTCTGGGCTGACATAGGCTTTACCAGTAGCTCCCTACCTACAGCTAGACGCTGATGGCACAACCAGTGGGCCATCTGAGTTCTTTCAACCCCCATTAGTTTGGAAAAGATCACCAAAGATCGGTCATCTTcctggcaacacacacacacaccacacacacacacatacacacacacacacacacacacacacacacacacacacacacacacacacacacacacacaaacactgtatctAAGGATatacattttagaaatattatttatatacatggCTAGAACActgttaaataacatttatataatgcCCGCACATTAATGTAGCTACGTTCGCCTCTGCCACTGGATTGGATATTAATATTTCCAAGATGGAGGACAGCTGCCAAAATCTGAAAGAACTCCATCTGCTGGTCAAGTGAAACTCCTGCAGAGGTGAACCAACATTACATCAGATCACACATGAAAACAGTTCAAATCAGTGTGTTATGCATGCACTTCTTACCCAAAACAGTCAAAGCATTTCGAGTGTGCTCCAGCTCCACGGCATCATCTGTAcctaaaatgtttatatcttgTCCTTGGTTAGTGTATCGAAAATCCTCTGCAGCTTCTAGGAACAAGAGATTCAGATATTCTGGTCAAAATCTAATCTGTGCATGCATACAGGATTTTATTGCTTCTGACAGACATTTATAGCTTACTTAGTTTGAGTGGCCTCAGTTCTGGTAGGTCTCTGGAGGCACAGAGCTGGTAGAAAATGTGATAGTTCCTTTCCTCTGGGGCCTAAAACACACAaggaataaaaattaatataatttattatgaaCCATAAAAATGAGGAGATATCAGTAGTACACATGATTTTAGCAAAATTTAAGGTACCTGAAAAACAACTCTAGATTTCTCCAAGAGGTAGGTCCTCATGTTCGCTCCAATTATATCTCCTTTAGATCCAAAGCCAATCTCAATATACTTCCCAAATCTGCTGCTGTTATCATTTCGAGTAGTTTTAGCGTTCCCAATGGCCTTTAACACAAAATATTGTAGATTTTAATACTCTCTAAAATTCCACTAAATGTTCATTAATATAAAAGAACACGAGACAAAAGTCTGCCCCACTACCTCCATGATGGGATTGGAGGCCAAGACTTTTTCCTCTACACTGGTCTGCTGAGCTGCTCCTCCAACCACAGCAAAGTATCGCATGGTGAACTTGGCAGACACAGTTTTTCCAGATCCTGACTCACCACTAATGATAATGGACTggtttttctcctctcttcacgtaaaaaaaatattttacactcagtacactacTGTGTGGTGACACACATTAAGTGAACAGGAATAAAATGTTTCTACAGAAATAATAGTAAACTGGCTTTGTCCACTTTGTCCACACTTTCACATTTAAGATTCCAAAGTTTTGAGGCACTTGTGTGCAAAATGCAGATAACCAATCATGGCAATTCTAGATTCCAGATCTATGTTACAGCTACTGCCCTGGTAATACAAATTATTCAGCCATTATAGATGTTTCtataaagacaataaaatgaGCATGATGAAAAATGTGCACCTGGCAGaatcctttttattattattattatttcatactGTATGATT from Tachysurus vachellii isolate PV-2020 chromosome 1, HZAU_Pvac_v1, whole genome shotgun sequence carries:
- the si:dkey-110c1.10 gene encoding unconventional myosin-Vb isoform X3, whose translation is MASPELYTKGSCVWVPDSEEVWVCAQLEQDYQPGEQQLTLKLSDGTQMQYPVMPPAGLPPLGNPDILEGENNLTALTFLHEPAVLHNLRVRFLHYNSIYTYCGIVLVALNPYEQLPIYGEEVIDAYNGQDMADMDPHIFSIAEDAYRTMIREEKNQSIIISGESGSGKTVSAKFTMRYFAVVGGAAQQTSVEEKVLASNPIMEAIGNAKTTRNDNSSRFGKYIEIGFGSKGDIIGANMRTYLLEKSRVVFQAPEERNYHIFYQLCASRDLPELRPLKLKAAEDFRYTNQGQDINILGTDDAVELEHTRNALTVLGVSLDQQMEFFQILAAVLHLGNINIQSSGRGERSYINEDDRSLVIFSKLMGVERTQMAHWLCHQRLAVGRELLVKPMSAQKANEARDALAKHVYGQLFTWTVQRLNSALRSHREQPKTFIGVLDIYGFETFDRNSFEQFCINYANEKLQQQFTRLEQEEYEREELPWNRIEFSDNQPCITLIEGSLGLLDLLDEECRIPKGSDENWAQKLYDQHLNQSPNFSKPRMSNATFIVLHFADMVQYECEGFLDKNRDTIFEEPINIMRASQLEFVAELFNQGSAGGPLSASVPASVHSGKRAHREHRLTVAFQFRQSLQLLMDTLNSTTPHYVRCIKPNDLKQPFLFDPKRAVQQLRACGVLETIRISAAGYPSRWTYEDFFNRYRVLLQVFSVQEDLRISCRKKIPALIPEPEQYCFGKTKIFFRPGQVALLEKLRAERLRIAGVKIQSWMRGWIQHRRYLQLRSATLILQRYTRGALARRLAWTLRYTRATLVIQKTCRMVIVRHRFLTARKAAITIQAFARGMQARRDYRLVLMEKAAVCLQTWVRCWLARRWFRRIRAAVVLMQCCVRRRAACMELRKLRAEARSVEKYRELNKGMEVKLMQLQLRVDQQARESASLRESLRAERESHNTEVEQLRSTLLKLQQQLQEQSQAVPFFNAKQEEEQRRAEERAAQEIRRLTQEMEVLKVERDSLLKERDALSTRICEQQKIQEESSQQLVSQAGEAIQVELEEERRRYQGLLREFTRLEQRYDNLRDMSMLPTTELQRWSGHKRTDSTQSISVDPVSPISPSFGSYPDFSSYEESRRISVTSTCDRRLSSTEGPLNALMEEFGVAKDTGGKMQGEDLHHAYNAISVANKFLEKQLLAQRAEHEQEKTALIQQLQEAQTRNAPVNQEQKELMEQLEVQEQDCCRMRRELKELKHTVTLRRILSFAGPTMSTSQNTVNSPQHTSLALTGLLECRKRDESKLIKNLITDVRVDVALSLAPGLAAKLLFLCVRQADCSRDEARARGLCTITVTAIKAALIKHRGDLDMMALWLKNTYLLKDLLTQHSLTQGTGRTEDVLPLQVELKEQVRMLSDVCIQAYQQLVFISESRLQPIIVPAMLESETIPGLSGAVVKLATSRKCVGPDPRYAGSLDGISMATVLRELGALHTAMVRQELPSALLEQAFRQLTHLLAACSLNSLILRKDMCCWNRGLLIRYNVSLLEEWLRSRGLQTKGASASLEPLIQAAQLLQMSKKSEADAQAIVNTCNTLSSQQVVKLLSQYTPQSDAEERVTLRFIRIVQGLLKGRADGNPAALLLDIRSFFPVTFPHTPPSPISAEQLHIPEALKINFLRRV